A genomic window from Aquabacterium sp. OR-4 includes:
- the arfA gene encoding arabinosylfuranosidase ArfA, translating into MFQASLTVDRDFAIAPLDRRVFGVFVEHMGRCVYTGIYEPGHPSADEQGFRQDVIELTRELGATIVRYPGGNFMSGYNWEDGVGPKDQRPTRLDLAWFSTETNQVGTNEFVDWCRKVGISPMYGVNLGTRGPDEARHYIEYCNHPGGTTLSQQRQAHGYAQPHDVKLWCLGNEMDGPWQICRKTAEEYGRIALETGKLMKMVDPTIELAACGSSAHDMPTYGHWEETVLEHCFEVADYISLHTYFSKYNNHAAMARASTEAADYRSTGEYLAQVETTGQFIEEIVAVADAVAARKHSAKRIHLSFDEWNVWYRARHGEHLRPTGWPVAPRLLEEVYTMEDALLVGGVLTTLINHADRVKIACMAQLVNVIGPIMTEPGGAAWRQTIFHPFAQAAKWGRGTVLKPVLRSPGYAHATLGELPYLVASVVDDAETGTTALFVLNRHLSEPMDLQVALRGLGADRLLVESLTLHHANLEAINTASAPANVAPQSLDGVQLDGEALRATLPPASWNVIVTRSAGRAASSAPPITA; encoded by the coding sequence ATGTTCCAAGCCTCCCTCACCGTCGACCGCGACTTCGCCATTGCCCCGCTCGACCGCCGCGTGTTCGGCGTGTTCGTCGAGCACATGGGCCGCTGCGTCTACACCGGCATCTACGAGCCCGGCCACCCCAGCGCCGACGAGCAGGGCTTCCGGCAGGACGTGATCGAGCTCACCCGCGAGCTGGGCGCCACCATCGTGCGCTACCCCGGCGGCAACTTCATGTCGGGCTACAACTGGGAAGACGGCGTCGGCCCCAAGGACCAGCGCCCCACCCGGCTCGACCTGGCCTGGTTCAGCACCGAGACCAACCAGGTCGGCACCAACGAGTTCGTCGACTGGTGCCGCAAGGTGGGCATCTCGCCGATGTACGGCGTCAACCTGGGCACCCGCGGCCCCGACGAGGCGCGCCACTACATCGAGTACTGCAACCACCCCGGCGGCACCACGCTGAGCCAGCAGCGCCAGGCGCACGGCTATGCCCAGCCGCACGACGTGAAGCTGTGGTGCCTGGGCAATGAGATGGACGGCCCCTGGCAGATCTGCCGCAAGACGGCCGAGGAGTACGGCCGCATCGCGCTCGAGACCGGCAAGCTGATGAAGATGGTCGACCCGACCATCGAGCTGGCCGCCTGCGGCAGCTCGGCCCACGACATGCCCACCTACGGCCACTGGGAAGAAACCGTGCTGGAGCACTGCTTCGAGGTGGCCGACTACATCTCGCTGCACACCTACTTCAGCAAGTACAACAACCACGCGGCCATGGCCCGCGCCTCCACCGAGGCGGCCGACTACCGCAGCACCGGCGAGTACCTGGCCCAGGTCGAAACCACCGGCCAGTTCATCGAGGAGATCGTGGCCGTGGCCGATGCCGTGGCCGCGCGCAAGCACAGCGCCAAGCGCATCCACCTCTCGTTCGACGAGTGGAACGTGTGGTACCGCGCCCGCCACGGCGAGCACCTGCGCCCCACGGGCTGGCCGGTGGCGCCGCGCCTGCTGGAAGAGGTGTACACGATGGAAGACGCGCTGCTGGTCGGCGGCGTGCTCACCACGCTGATCAACCATGCCGACCGCGTGAAGATCGCCTGCATGGCCCAGCTGGTCAACGTGATCGGCCCGATCATGACCGAGCCCGGCGGCGCCGCCTGGCGCCAGACCATCTTCCACCCCTTTGCCCAGGCCGCCAAATGGGGCCGCGGCACGGTGCTCAAGCCGGTGCTGCGCTCGCCCGGCTATGCCCACGCCACGCTGGGCGAGCTGCCCTACCTGGTGGCCAGCGTGGTCGACGATGCCGAGACCGGCACCACGGCGCTGTTCGTGCTGAACCGCCACCTCAGCGAGCCGATGGACCTGCAGGTGGCCCTGCGTGGCCTGGGGGCTGATCGGCTGCTGGTCGAATCGCTGACGCTGCACCACGCCAACCTGGAGGCCATCAACACCGCCAGCGCCCCGGCCAACGTGGCCCCGCAGTCGCTGGACGGCGTGCAGCTCGACGGCGAGGCCCTGCGCGCCACGCTGCCGCCGGCCTCGTGGAACGTGATCGTCACCCGGTCGGCCGGGCGCGCTGCCAGCAGCGCCCCGCCGATCACCGCCTGA
- a CDS encoding glycoside hydrolase family 43 protein — MTACTTAPSTDAATATAAAAADWQHPLVPQRADPHIGLHGSRYWFTASVPSYDAIELRSAAHIGGLATAPPSVVWRKHESGPASWHVWAPELHHIDGQWVIYFAASERDDIWKLRMHVLTNAHADPLQGEWIERGRIATPIDSFALDATSFAHRGVRYLLWAQKDPAIAGNTNLYIARLANAWTLASAPVLLSSPELPWECEGFLVNEGPAVWQRGERLVIAYSASATDHRYCMGLLWADAGADPLDASAWHKSPQPVFASANGQYGPGHNSFTTTPDGITDLLVYHARNYRELQGSPLSDPNRHTRVQAFEAGPDGLPRFGEPVADGPYTLNQHLPTRRRP, encoded by the coding sequence ATGACCGCCTGCACCACCGCACCCAGCACCGACGCCGCAACCGCCACCGCCGCCGCCGCTGCCGACTGGCAGCACCCGCTGGTGCCGCAGCGGGCCGACCCGCACATCGGCCTGCACGGCAGCCGCTACTGGTTCACGGCCTCGGTGCCCAGCTACGACGCCATCGAGCTGCGCAGCGCCGCCCACATCGGCGGCCTGGCCACGGCGCCGCCGAGCGTGGTGTGGCGCAAGCACGAAAGCGGCCCGGCCAGCTGGCATGTGTGGGCGCCCGAGCTGCACCACATCGACGGCCAGTGGGTGATCTACTTCGCCGCCAGCGAGCGCGACGACATCTGGAAGCTGCGCATGCATGTGCTGACCAATGCCCATGCCGATCCGCTGCAGGGCGAATGGATCGAGCGCGGCCGCATCGCCACGCCGATCGACAGCTTTGCGCTCGATGCCACCAGCTTTGCCCACCGCGGCGTGCGCTACCTGCTGTGGGCGCAGAAGGATCCGGCCATTGCCGGCAACACCAACCTCTACATCGCCCGCCTGGCCAACGCCTGGACGCTGGCCAGCGCGCCGGTGCTGCTCAGCAGCCCCGAGCTGCCGTGGGAATGCGAGGGCTTTCTGGTCAACGAAGGCCCGGCCGTGTGGCAGCGCGGCGAGCGCCTGGTGATCGCCTATTCGGCCAGCGCCACCGACCACCGCTACTGCATGGGCCTGCTGTGGGCCGACGCCGGCGCCGACCCGCTGGACGCCAGCGCCTGGCACAAGAGCCCGCAGCCGGTGTTTGCCTCGGCCAACGGCCAGTACGGGCCCGGCCACAACAGCTTCACCACCACGCCCGACGGCATCACCGACCTGCTGGTGTACCACGCCCGCAACTACCGCGAGCTGCAGGGCAGCCCGCTGTCCGACCCCAACCGCCACACCCGTGTGCAGGCCTTCGAGGCCGGCCCCGACGGCCTGCCGCGCTTTGGCGAGCCGGTGGCCGACGGCCCCTACACGCTGAACCAGCACCTGCCGACGCGCCGCCGGCCTTGA
- a CDS encoding TonB-dependent receptor has protein sequence MNRHDKSRARPQAVPHRIALAAALAALAPLSQAQTSSSSAETTIVVTGARRAAETAQTIKRESEQVVDSIVAEDIGKFPDKNVAELLSRVTGVQVQRGAGEAGQVIVRGLGGVATLFNGREIFTGVGRGLFLADVPATMLKQIDVFKTQGPDFVEGGTAGVIDVRTNRPFDFKGREVSLAFKGEYREKAKSKNPDVSALLSDRLQTPFGEIGGLLGLSYQRGKYQDEVGWVSPPIAVDKSLHTVNGVTGGTGTMTGFSDAGRVLTAGDRKREALNFALQWKPRKDMEFLFEGFRTEINHDAESDFFVGALPVFSGGANITTLPGTNNLGTLSHPSADNFTLSSTQARRDYSRGEQYALGARWDIAPHLRASGEYVHTNWNWKQSNPIMDLTWFAPKAVEAGVRNGGGYLNYPGGGVTNPANFRIFAFFDNHQHDESNADDLRGDLTWSLDKGWLKDLTAGVRFNERLAQHINNKDGFTSTPDALRIPVSTVPGLACLSADTGGRYGFSQFVTPCRNFLLDNISQARALATGSSTAKAEDPLSFYKIKESTTAAYLKASLGFDVAGIPIDGHGGLRMVRTDQTLSGYGTVGNVVSSTPFTTETSNTDVLPSLSLKASWRPDLISRLAVGKAIQRPNFADFNPGLRLYPSNGNTTRSVGNAGNPDLKPIESTNVDVTLEWYFAKTGSLTGTVFRHNFKNFLLVKEAPETYDGTTYMVSRPYNAQTGHLKGFEIAYRQFYDKLPGLFGGLGLEANYTYMTGGLTDPLLGTTPDFPGMSKNAYNLVGLYEKNGWYARLAYNWRSKLTAEINYRGNQGLNLIVDPQKWLDASVGYRFSDKLSIGVDANNLLNFAYHDYHGQPNQPRDLRYFDRTIGVSLRWKL, from the coding sequence ATGAACCGACACGACAAGTCGCGCGCCCGGCCCCAGGCCGTGCCGCACCGCATTGCCCTGGCCGCCGCCCTGGCCGCCCTGGCACCGCTGAGCCAGGCCCAGACCAGCAGCAGCAGCGCCGAGACCACCATCGTGGTCACCGGTGCCCGGCGCGCCGCCGAGACGGCGCAGACCATCAAGCGTGAATCGGAGCAGGTGGTTGACTCCATCGTCGCCGAGGACATCGGCAAGTTCCCCGACAAGAACGTGGCCGAGCTGCTCAGCCGCGTCACCGGCGTGCAGGTGCAGCGCGGCGCCGGCGAGGCCGGCCAGGTGATCGTGCGCGGCCTGGGTGGCGTGGCCACGCTGTTCAACGGCCGCGAGATCTTCACCGGTGTCGGCCGCGGCCTGTTTCTGGCCGACGTGCCGGCCACGATGCTCAAGCAGATCGACGTCTTCAAGACCCAGGGCCCCGACTTCGTGGAAGGCGGCACGGCCGGCGTGATCGACGTGCGCACCAACCGCCCGTTCGACTTCAAGGGCCGCGAGGTGTCGCTGGCCTTCAAGGGCGAGTACCGCGAGAAGGCCAAGAGCAAGAACCCGGACGTCAGCGCCTTGCTGTCCGACCGCCTGCAAACGCCCTTTGGCGAGATTGGCGGCCTGCTGGGCCTGTCGTACCAGCGCGGCAAGTACCAGGACGAGGTGGGCTGGGTCTCGCCCCCGATCGCTGTTGACAAGAGCCTGCACACCGTCAACGGCGTGACGGGCGGCACCGGCACGATGACCGGCTTCAGCGACGCCGGCCGCGTGCTCACCGCCGGTGACCGCAAGCGCGAGGCGCTGAACTTTGCGCTGCAGTGGAAGCCGCGCAAGGACATGGAGTTCCTGTTCGAGGGCTTCCGCACCGAGATCAATCACGACGCCGAGTCCGACTTCTTCGTCGGCGCGCTGCCGGTCTTCAGCGGCGGCGCCAACATCACCACCCTGCCCGGCACCAACAACCTGGGCACGCTGAGCCATCCCTCGGCCGACAACTTCACGCTCAGCTCCACGCAGGCCCGGCGCGACTACTCGCGCGGCGAGCAGTACGCGCTGGGTGCGCGCTGGGACATCGCGCCCCACCTGCGCGCCAGCGGCGAATACGTGCACACCAACTGGAACTGGAAGCAGTCCAACCCGATCATGGACCTGACCTGGTTCGCCCCCAAGGCGGTCGAGGCCGGTGTGCGCAATGGCGGCGGTTACCTCAACTACCCGGGTGGCGGGGTCACCAACCCGGCCAACTTCCGCATCTTCGCGTTCTTCGACAACCACCAGCACGACGAGAGCAACGCCGACGACCTGCGCGGCGACCTCACCTGGTCGCTCGACAAGGGCTGGCTGAAAGACCTGACCGCCGGCGTGCGCTTCAACGAGCGCCTGGCCCAGCACATCAACAACAAGGACGGCTTCACCTCCACGCCCGATGCGCTGCGCATCCCGGTGTCCACCGTGCCAGGCCTGGCCTGCCTGTCGGCCGACACCGGCGGCCGCTACGGCTTCAGCCAGTTCGTCACGCCCTGCCGCAACTTCCTGCTCGACAACATCAGCCAGGCACGCGCGCTGGCCACCGGCAGCAGCACGGCCAAGGCCGAAGATCCGCTGTCGTTCTACAAGATCAAGGAGAGCACCACCGCGGCCTACCTCAAGGCCAGCCTGGGCTTCGATGTGGCCGGCATCCCGATCGACGGCCACGGCGGCCTGCGCATGGTGCGCACCGACCAGACCCTCAGCGGCTACGGCACGGTGGGCAACGTGGTCTCGAGCACGCCCTTCACCACCGAGACCAGCAACACCGACGTTCTGCCCAGCCTGAGCCTGAAGGCCTCGTGGCGGCCTGACCTGATCAGCCGCCTGGCGGTGGGCAAGGCCATCCAGCGCCCGAACTTCGCCGACTTCAATCCCGGCCTGCGCCTGTACCCGTCCAACGGCAACACCACGCGCTCGGTGGGCAATGCCGGCAACCCGGACCTGAAGCCGATCGAATCGACCAACGTCGACGTGACGCTGGAGTGGTACTTCGCCAAGACCGGCTCGCTCACCGGCACGGTGTTCCGCCACAACTTCAAGAACTTCCTGCTGGTCAAGGAAGCGCCCGAAACCTACGACGGCACCACCTACATGGTGAGCCGCCCGTACAACGCGCAGACCGGCCACCTGAAGGGCTTCGAGATCGCCTACCGGCAGTTCTACGACAAGCTGCCGGGCCTGTTCGGCGGCCTGGGTCTGGAGGCCAACTACACCTACATGACCGGTGGCCTCACCGACCCCTTGCTGGGCACCACGCCTGATTTCCCGGGCATGTCGAAGAACGCCTACAACCTGGTCGGCCTGTACGAGAAGAACGGCTGGTACGCCCGCCTGGCCTACAACTGGCGCTCGAAGCTCACCGCCGAGATCAACTACCGCGGCAACCAGGGCCTGAACCTGATCGTCGATCCGCAGAAGTGGCTGGACGCCTCGGTGGGCTACCGCTTCAGCGACAAGCTGAGCATCGGCGTGGACGCCAACAACCTGCTCAACTTCGCGTACCACGACTACCACGGCCAGCCCAACCAGCCGCGCGACCTGCGCTACTTCGACCGCACCATCGGCGTGTCGCTGCGCTGGAAGCTGTAA
- a CDS encoding LamG-like jellyroll fold domain-containing protein has product MSALVSIPRRSRCARLPHRATRTLRAAWLCALATLLPATAAQAQAAYTPPTFTNIAVHDPSIIRADGQHYVFGSHLSAARSPDLMRWSRVADGATASNPLFNDVTRELAETFAWAQTSTLWAPDVLRLADGRYYMFYNACKGDSPRSALGIAVASRVEGPYVNQGIVLKSGMWGLPSEDGTVYDATRHPNVVDPNVFFDATGRLWMVYGSYSGGIFVLRLDPATGRPLPGQGYGKHLMGGNHARIEGAYVLYSPLTQFYYLFTSFGGLDAAGGYHLRVARSRNPDGPYLDATGRDMATVKANPALPLFDDATIAPHAVKLIGNFRFDAALGERRLGGAGTAEPGYVSPGHNSAFVDAASGKHFVVFHTRFPGRGEEHEVRTHQLLINADGWPLITPFRYTGETATTLRAAFVAGDWRIVLHGKAISATVNTAQSISLLADGTVAGAYSGRWSLTGGHRLTLNLSGLGEVKAVALNQWDDTVQASTLALSGLAPDGSPVFARRLPTRSEAEVLAAVAAELSLGDTSAVSQALALPASGARGTTIAWRSSNPAVLSDAGAVTPPAAGQPAASVTLTATLRKGSQVLTRDFTVVVPARAADGLIAHYPFERSLAEAAGRSASGWPVGARIDAAGGNPAYVAGVAGQALWLDGSTGVRLPDGLLRSHSYSVALWVKPERLTEFTPAFFAARDGNAWVSLLPRGHGWVGNATMLWSGSAWYDAGTGLNIPAGQWSHLAFTVQQGAVRVYVNGTQRFAGTGFPNVFTSTNGPIALGVSWWDTPYQGALDELRLYGSALSAAQVQALATR; this is encoded by the coding sequence ATGTCTGCCCTGGTCTCGATCCCGCGCCGCAGCCGCTGCGCGCGCCTGCCGCACCGGGCCACGCGCACGTTGCGCGCCGCCTGGCTTTGCGCGCTGGCCACCCTGCTGCCCGCCACCGCCGCCCAGGCCCAGGCGGCCTACACGCCGCCCACGTTCACCAACATCGCCGTGCATGATCCGTCGATCATCCGCGCCGATGGCCAGCACTATGTGTTCGGCTCGCACCTGTCGGCCGCGCGCAGCCCCGACCTGATGCGCTGGAGCCGCGTGGCCGATGGCGCCACCGCCAGCAATCCGCTGTTCAACGATGTCACGCGCGAGCTGGCCGAGACCTTTGCCTGGGCCCAGACCAGCACGCTGTGGGCGCCCGATGTGCTGCGCCTGGCCGATGGCCGCTACTACATGTTCTACAACGCCTGCAAGGGCGACTCGCCGCGCTCGGCGCTGGGCATCGCGGTGGCCAGCCGTGTGGAGGGGCCCTACGTCAACCAGGGCATCGTGCTCAAGTCGGGCATGTGGGGCCTGCCCAGCGAGGACGGCACGGTGTACGACGCCACCCGCCATCCCAATGTGGTCGATCCCAACGTGTTCTTCGATGCCACGGGCCGGCTGTGGATGGTGTACGGCTCCTACTCCGGCGGCATCTTCGTGCTGCGGCTCGATCCGGCCACCGGCCGGCCGCTGCCGGGCCAGGGCTATGGCAAGCACCTGATGGGCGGCAACCATGCGCGCATCGAGGGCGCCTATGTGCTCTACAGCCCGCTAACCCAGTTTTACTACCTGTTCACCAGCTTCGGCGGCCTCGATGCCGCCGGTGGCTACCACCTGCGCGTGGCGCGCTCGCGCAACCCCGACGGCCCCTACCTCGATGCCACCGGCCGCGACATGGCCACGGTCAAGGCCAACCCGGCGCTGCCGCTGTTTGACGACGCCACGATCGCGCCGCACGCGGTCAAGCTGATCGGCAACTTCCGCTTCGATGCCGCGTTGGGCGAGCGCCGCCTGGGCGGCGCCGGCACGGCTGAGCCGGGCTATGTCTCGCCGGGCCACAACTCGGCCTTTGTGGATGCCGCCAGCGGCAAGCACTTCGTGGTCTTCCACACCCGCTTTCCGGGCCGCGGCGAGGAGCACGAGGTGCGCACCCACCAGCTGCTGATCAACGCCGACGGCTGGCCGCTGATCACGCCATTCCGCTACACCGGCGAAACCGCCACCACGCTGCGCGCCGCCTTCGTGGCCGGCGACTGGCGCATCGTGCTGCACGGCAAGGCCATCAGCGCCACGGTGAACACCGCGCAGTCGATCAGCCTGCTGGCCGATGGCACGGTGGCGGGCGCCTACAGCGGCCGCTGGTCGCTGACCGGCGGCCACCGGCTGACGCTCAATCTGAGCGGCCTCGGCGAAGTCAAGGCCGTGGCGCTGAACCAGTGGGACGACACGGTGCAGGCCAGCACGCTGGCCCTCAGCGGCCTGGCGCCCGATGGCAGCCCGGTGTTCGCCCGCCGCCTGCCCACGCGCAGCGAGGCCGAGGTGCTGGCCGCCGTGGCCGCCGAGCTGAGCCTGGGCGACACCAGCGCCGTGAGCCAGGCGCTGGCCTTGCCGGCCAGCGGCGCGCGCGGCACCACGATCGCCTGGCGCTCGTCCAACCCGGCGGTGCTCAGCGATGCCGGTGCCGTCACCCCGCCGGCCGCCGGCCAGCCCGCGGCCAGCGTCACGCTCACCGCCACGCTGCGCAAGGGCAGCCAGGTGCTCACGCGCGACTTCACCGTGGTGGTGCCGGCGCGCGCGGCCGATGGCCTGATCGCCCACTACCCGTTCGAGCGCAGCCTGGCCGAGGCCGCGGGCCGCAGCGCCAGCGGCTGGCCGGTGGGTGCGCGCATCGACGCCGCCGGCGGCAATCCCGCCTACGTGGCCGGCGTGGCCGGCCAGGCCCTGTGGCTGGATGGCAGCACCGGCGTGCGCCTGCCCGACGGCCTGCTGCGCAGCCACAGCTACAGCGTGGCGCTGTGGGTCAAGCCGGAGCGGCTGACCGAGTTCACGCCGGCGTTTTTTGCCGCGCGTGACGGCAATGCCTGGGTCAGCCTGCTGCCGCGCGGCCATGGCTGGGTGGGCAACGCCACCATGCTGTGGTCGGGCAGCGCCTGGTACGACGCCGGCACCGGCCTGAACATCCCCGCCGGCCAGTGGAGCCACCTGGCCTTCACGGTGCAGCAGGGCGCGGTGCGGGTGTATGTCAACGGCACGCAGCGCTTTGCCGGCACTGGCTTCCCGAATGTCTTCACCAGCACCAACGGCCCCATCGCGCTGGGCGTGAGCTGGTGGGACACGCCCTACCAGGGCGCGCTGGACGAGCTGCGCCTGTACGGCAGCGCACTCAGCGCCGCGCAGGTGCAGGCGCTGGCCACGCGCTGA
- a CDS encoding PEP-CTERM sorting domain-containing protein, which produces MRLSTLCTALLAAALASLPAQAAPLGFDDLSGDGLTPVADGYAGLRFANAASIAAAALPGSGYAVAAVSGPNAAFSLDGGEMQISRADGGLFHVAGGWFTSAWQEQELLLEGWLAGALVYSSAPLAIGTGAALQLQLDWQGIDQLVIANSLAGAPNGHWAVDDLAITLAVPEPGSAALVAAALGVAALGRRRRPAARSTLTRTPA; this is translated from the coding sequence ATGCGCCTGTCCACCCTGTGCACCGCCCTGCTGGCGGCCGCCCTGGCCAGCCTGCCGGCCCAGGCCGCGCCGCTGGGCTTTGATGACCTGTCCGGCGACGGCCTGACGCCCGTTGCCGATGGCTATGCCGGCCTGCGCTTTGCCAATGCCGCCAGCATCGCCGCCGCGGCGCTGCCGGGCTCGGGCTATGCCGTGGCCGCGGTGTCGGGCCCGAATGCCGCGTTCAGCCTGGATGGCGGCGAGATGCAGATCAGCCGCGCCGACGGCGGCCTGTTCCACGTGGCCGGCGGCTGGTTCACCTCTGCCTGGCAGGAGCAGGAGCTGCTGCTGGAAGGCTGGCTGGCCGGCGCGCTGGTCTACAGCAGCGCACCGCTGGCCATCGGCACCGGCGCCGCGCTGCAGCTGCAGCTCGACTGGCAGGGCATCGACCAGCTGGTGATCGCCAACAGCCTGGCCGGCGCGCCCAACGGCCACTGGGCCGTCGACGACCTGGCCATCACCCTGGCCGTGCCCGAGCCCGGCAGCGCCGCACTGGTGGCCGCCGCACTGGGCGTGGCCGCGCTGGGCCGACGCCGGCGGCCGGCCGCACGCTCCACCCTCACCCGCACCCCCGCATGA
- a CDS encoding alpha-N-arabinofuranosidase — protein sequence MTPRPFLARWASLALAACTMSLSTADSSQAAPAAPLLLTIATASPGPVIHRNVYGQFAEHLGTGIYGGLWVGPDSKIPNTRGWRNDAVAALKALQVPLVRWPGGCFADEYHWRDGIGPRAQRPVRLNKLWGGVEEPNAVGTHEFFDLVELIGAQAYVNGNLGSGTVQEMADWLEYLTSDSRSALAEERRRNGRDKPFPVTHFAVGNEAWGCGGHMSPETYAAQYRQYSTFLRAPNRPKLIASGGNDAQTVWTDVLAREIRFNIDAIAHHYYTFPSGKFHGKGASRGFGEDEWVSTLAHALALGGHIDANLKLLNQADPEKKIAFYIDEWGTWYDDDADFKHRGLLAQHNTQRDALVAALHFHLFHERAERVQMTNIAQMANVLQSMIQTEGERLVLTPTYHAFALYVPFQGATTLPVQLPGVPEVARGAHKVPAVSATAARTADGRLVLGLVNTDPRQAHAVQVALPAGAPARALGQQLVAPALDAENTLAQPEVVRPRPVQAQRRGNTLTLNLPPASVQVFTLEP from the coding sequence ATGACCCCCCGCCCCTTTCTCGCCCGATGGGCCAGCCTTGCACTGGCCGCCTGCACCATGAGCCTCAGCACCGCCGACTCCAGCCAGGCCGCGCCCGCCGCGCCGCTGCTTCTGACCATTGCCACCGCCAGCCCCGGCCCGGTGATCCACCGCAACGTCTATGGCCAGTTCGCCGAGCACCTGGGCACCGGCATCTACGGCGGCCTGTGGGTGGGGCCTGACTCCAAGATCCCCAACACCCGCGGCTGGCGCAACGACGCGGTGGCCGCGCTGAAGGCCCTGCAGGTGCCGCTGGTGCGCTGGCCCGGCGGCTGCTTTGCCGACGAATACCACTGGCGTGACGGCATCGGCCCGCGTGCCCAGCGCCCGGTGCGCCTGAACAAGCTGTGGGGCGGCGTGGAAGAGCCCAATGCCGTGGGCACGCACGAGTTCTTCGACCTGGTCGAGCTGATCGGCGCGCAGGCCTATGTCAACGGCAACCTGGGCTCGGGCACGGTGCAGGAGATGGCCGACTGGCTGGAGTACCTCACCAGCGACAGCCGCTCGGCCCTGGCCGAGGAGCGCCGCCGCAACGGCCGCGACAAGCCCTTTCCGGTGACCCACTTCGCGGTGGGCAACGAGGCCTGGGGCTGCGGCGGCCACATGAGCCCCGAAACCTACGCCGCCCAGTACCGCCAGTACAGCACCTTTCTGCGCGCGCCCAACCGGCCCAAGCTGATCGCCTCGGGCGGCAACGACGCGCAGACCGTGTGGACCGACGTGCTGGCGCGCGAGATCCGCTTCAACATCGACGCCATCGCGCACCACTACTACACCTTTCCGAGCGGCAAGTTCCACGGCAAGGGCGCCTCGCGCGGCTTTGGCGAGGACGAATGGGTCTCGACGCTGGCCCATGCGCTGGCGCTGGGCGGCCACATCGACGCCAACCTCAAGCTGCTGAACCAGGCCGACCCCGAGAAGAAGATCGCCTTCTACATCGACGAATGGGGCACCTGGTACGACGACGACGCCGACTTCAAGCACCGCGGCCTGCTGGCCCAGCACAACACCCAACGCGACGCGCTGGTGGCGGCACTGCACTTTCACCTGTTCCACGAACGGGCCGAGCGGGTGCAGATGACCAACATCGCGCAGATGGCCAATGTGCTGCAGTCGATGATCCAGACCGAGGGCGAGCGCCTGGTGCTCACGCCCACCTACCATGCGTTTGCGCTGTACGTGCCCTTCCAGGGCGCCACCACGCTGCCGGTGCAGCTGCCCGGCGTGCCCGAGGTGGCGCGTGGCGCGCACAAGGTGCCGGCGGTCAGCGCCACGGCGGCGCGCACGGCCGACGGCCGCCTGGTGCTGGGCCTGGTCAACACCGACCCGCGCCAGGCCCATGCCGTGCAGGTGGCCTTGCCGGCCGGTGCGCCGGCCCGCGCCCTGGGCCAGCAGCTGGTGGCCCCGGCGCTCGACGCCGAAAACACCCTGGCCCAGCCCGAGGTGGTGCGCCCGCGCCCGGTGCAGGCCCAGCGCCGCGGCAACACCCTCACGCTGAACCTGCCGCCGGCCTCGGTGCAGGTGTTCACGCTGGAGCCCTGA